A part of uncultured Acidilobus sp. JCHS genomic DNA contains:
- a CDS encoding putative integral membrane protein has protein sequence MLSALSDRAHYHDEVLIAIIGLNLMALAVFLYGFDGTYVIIGTYGREPVFYYVPTRLSVVVSLVVLLAGLSLLLSSRTLARSPRWPKPVAAALAVLTLVVGLAASQTMGSVKVQVMGGVEDSYVIQLEAARLLLRGLDPYSVNYSSFLMYGAPATKLTFIYSAGPPYSISHAVGFVSVLDYPAFSFIYYLPAVLLRLPGNVWDSIVLGAALVVAFTRAKGGSRWLLLPLLASGLLYFITDPTVFDPLAGWLAPLVLAVSFAENPVVAGALLGLATSYRQYALAAALVYFPLAYRRGYRKVPLGIASMIAVIGVLNAPFFFLTGQSFMRYVVAPVAWRLDIEGLGLASVYFLTDRAVPRLYLMAAAASVALMTPALTYRLYRQLGGLSYALPSIAFLLYPRPLYSYWLWFPFIGIMDLILNELNDDLVVSEAQFRVLAVSPLVAISGLLAALASTGGLQEAIMLAAAGLGLALSTAVVLLFRPGKAFSSLVGASVLAGLAASALSANLYARSPRVVVTLPLLQRVLQVVRAGPRPYDLYLGVASSGLLSAMETHLILPYGSLPFQPVNTMIKSLPQLSPSASQLWAALALAVPLLVIAIYGVSGLDLLLFSEALGVIVFAGPSLAGGLALAVLLSSVTLTRGPKEAASALRGIAASLSLVGLLGLLSAPEAWRRRTAIIAMICLAMTLAVLRGGYLLAYVTEAARYLFTYGSLAEVKLGALLVAAALGFPLLALRARKLSLLRGWALASPLVSLSALVALGLTSGDYYLGYVIFTLAAALEVAREHQGQVNNPYSIEPRGGPGEVGGADGAHGNYDL, from the coding sequence GTGCTGAGCGCCTTGTCGGATAGGGCGCACTATCACGATGAAGTACTAATAGCTATCATTGGCCTTAACTTAATGGCCTTAGCGGTCTTCCTCTACGGCTTTGACGGCACATATGTAATCATAGGTACCTACGGCAGGGAGCCAGTATTTTACTACGTTCCAACTAGGCTGTCCGTCGTTGTAAGCCTGGTAGTCCTCCTCGCAGGCCTATCGCTCCTTCTGAGCTCCAGGACCCTCGCCCGCAGCCCAAGGTGGCCCAAGCCCGTGGCGGCAGCGCTAGCGGTCCTAACCCTCGTAGTAGGCCTCGCGGCCTCACAGACCATGGGCTCCGTAAAGGTTCAGGTCATGGGTGGCGTTGAGGACTCCTACGTGATTCAGCTGGAGGCGGCCAGGCTGCTCCTAAGGGGCCTTGATCCATACTCCGTCAACTACTCCTCTTTCCTTATGTACGGCGCTCCGGCGACTAAGCTGACCTTCATTTACTCGGCAGGCCCCCCTTATAGCATATCTCACGCCGTGGGGTTCGTCAGCGTCCTGGACTACCCAGCCTTCTCATTCATTTACTACCTGCCAGCTGTTCTGCTGAGGCTCCCGGGCAATGTATGGGACTCCATAGTCCTCGGGGCAGCCCTCGTTGTGGCTTTCACCAGGGCCAAGGGAGGCTCGAGGTGGCTGTTGCTGCCCCTGCTAGCCTCAGGCCTTCTCTACTTCATCACGGACCCAACAGTCTTTGACCCATTGGCTGGCTGGTTAGCGCCTCTCGTGCTGGCGGTCTCGTTCGCTGAAAACCCAGTTGTCGCAGGGGCCCTGCTGGGGCTGGCGACCTCATATAGGCAGTACGCCCTGGCCGCCGCCCTCGTCTACTTCCCCCTTGCCTACAGGAGGGGCTACAGGAAAGTCCCTCTTGGCATTGCGTCAATGATAGCTGTGATAGGTGTCCTGAACGCGCCGTTCTTCTTCCTTACAGGGCAGTCCTTCATGAGGTATGTAGTAGCGCCTGTAGCCTGGAGACTCGACATAGAGGGCCTAGGCCTCGCCAGCGTCTACTTCCTGACGGACAGGGCCGTACCGCGCCTTTACCTGATGGCCGCAGCCGCTTCAGTAGCCCTCATGACCCCGGCCTTAACGTACAGGCTGTATAGACAGCTCGGGGGCCTGAGCTACGCACTCCCCTCCATAGCGTTCCTCCTTTACCCCAGGCCTCTCTACTCTTACTGGCTTTGGTTCCCGTTCATCGGCATTATGGACCTTATTTTAAATGAGCTCAATGACGACCTAGTGGTCTCCGAGGCTCAGTTCAGGGTCCTGGCCGTGTCGCCTCTCGTCGCGATATCGGGGCTCCTTGCGGCCCTCGCCTCTACGGGTGGGCTGCAGGAAGCGATTATGCTGGCCGCTGCAGGGCTTGGACTCGCGCTCTCCACGGCGGTGGTTCTACTATTCAGACCAGGTAAGGCCTTTAGCTCGCTCGTAGGGGCCTCTGTTTTAGCTGGCCTGGCGGCCTCAGCGCTATCAGCAAATCTCTACGCGAGGTCACCAAGAGTTGTCGTTACTCTGCCCCTCTTGCAGAGAGTCCTTCAGGTAGTTCGAGCAGGTCCAAGGCCTTACGACCTTTATTTGGGGGTTGCCAGTTCTGGACTGCTCTCCGCGATGGAGACGCATTTAATATTGCCTTATGGTAGTCTGCCCTTCCAACCTGTTAATACCATGATCAAGTCTTTACCTCAGCTATCCCCTTCAGCCTCCCAGTTATGGGCCGCGTTAGCCCTTGCCGTGCCGCTGCTGGTCATAGCGATCTATGGAGTCTCAGGCCTTGACCTGTTGCTCTTCTCAGAGGCCCTAGGAGTCATCGTTTTCGCCGGACCAAGCCTGGCGGGCGGGCTAGCGCTGGCGGTCCTCCTCTCCAGCGTCACACTTACAAGGGGGCCTAAGGAAGCGGCGTCGGCGCTCAGGGGCATAGCAGCGTCGCTGAGCCTCGTGGGCCTGCTGGGGCTCCTCTCAGCCCCTGAGGCCTGGAGAAGGCGGACGGCGATTATTGCCATGATATGCCTAGCGATGACCCTCGCCGTCCTTAGAGGTGGCTACCTTTTGGCTTACGTAACTGAGGCCGCTAGGTACCTGTTTACTTACGGTAGCTTAGCCGAGGTAAAGCTAGGGGCGCTTCTGGTGGCCGCAGCGCTTGGATTTCCTCTCCTGGCCTTGCGCGCCAGGAAATTAAGTCTCCTCAGGGGATGGGCCCTAGCTAGCCCGCTAGTGTCGCTCTCAGCCCTTGTGGCCTTAGGGCTTACCAGCGGCGACTACTACCTAGGTTACGTCATCTTCACGTTGGCGGCAGCGCTAGAGGTTGCCAGAGAGCACCAGGGCCAGGTCAACAACCCTTACTCCATCGAGCCTCGCGGCGGCCCGGGAGAGGTTGGAGGCGCAGATGGGGCACATGGTAACTACGACCTTTGA
- a CDS encoding Fe-S oxidoreductase: MREGLDVKGVVEFLSAMTEETGYPVPAPSGFASRWSEGLDLPRGGSERLLFTGALYQLMPYLNAVVRLVEGLGGLPRVALKSLTLLARQRPWALAGLIRPDSEEVRASELILRSIAALLRRSGVDFMYVPEVSDLYSGALLLDLGAVDAFEAHARRVSKAINSLNVGEVITVDPHTALTLTIMRRRGLLRPSVRSYLELVSPVAVLRTGGFTVTVHDSCIYARDLDLWERSRNLLASALVQVSEARRSGRRTSCCGGPVEALSPFMSRRVAEERLRELARYSKVVVTMCPICASNLSRAAARLDGVRVVDLALVLSGNL; encoded by the coding sequence GTGAGGGAGGGCCTTGACGTAAAGGGCGTCGTAGAGTTCCTGTCAGCTATGACTGAGGAGACAGGCTACCCTGTGCCAGCGCCCTCAGGCTTCGCCTCAAGGTGGTCTGAGGGCCTTGACCTGCCCAGGGGCGGCTCGGAAAGGCTCCTCTTCACCGGGGCGCTCTACCAGCTCATGCCATACTTAAACGCTGTAGTCAGGCTGGTGGAGGGCCTCGGCGGCCTCCCTAGGGTGGCCCTGAAGTCCCTGACGCTTCTGGCCAGGCAGAGGCCCTGGGCCCTAGCAGGCCTCATAAGGCCCGACAGCGAGGAGGTCAGGGCCAGCGAGCTTATCCTTAGGTCCATCGCTGCCCTGCTGAGGAGGTCAGGGGTCGACTTCATGTACGTGCCTGAGGTCTCAGACCTCTACAGCGGGGCGCTCCTGCTGGACCTAGGAGCCGTTGACGCCTTTGAGGCGCACGCAAGGAGGGTCTCCAAGGCCATCAACTCTCTGAACGTCGGTGAAGTAATAACCGTTGACCCACATACCGCTCTTACGCTCACTATCATGAGGAGAAGGGGGCTCCTGAGGCCCTCCGTGAGGAGCTACCTTGAGCTCGTGAGCCCTGTCGCCGTGCTGAGGACAGGGGGCTTTACGGTCACGGTCCACGACTCCTGCATCTACGCGAGGGACCTTGACCTATGGGAGAGGTCAAGGAATCTGCTGGCCAGCGCCCTAGTCCAGGTCTCAGAGGCCAGGAGGTCAGGCAGGAGGACCTCGTGTTGCGGAGGCCCCGTCGAGGCCCTGTCGCCGTTCATGTCGAGAAGGGTGGCTGAGGAGAGGCTGAGGGAGCTTGCTAGGTACTCAAAGGTCGTAGTTACCATGTGCCCCATCTGCGCCTCCAACCTCTCCCGGGCCGCCGCGAGGCTCGATGGAGTAAGGGTTGTTGACCTGGCCCTGGTGCTCTCTGGCAACCTCTAG